In a genomic window of Allomeiothermus silvanus DSM 9946:
- the nrdR gene encoding transcriptional regulator NrdR — MTCPYCNAPDTRVIDSRPASEGGAIRRRRECENCGRRFTTYERAQVEPLMVLKRSGRKETFNPEKLLRGLLLACEKRPVDTEALQRFAYSFEDNVDTAEITSEEIGLKALAFLREQDPVAYIRFASVYREFNSVENFIDEIRRLEQREDRSGGERRTKRKALRSP; from the coding sequence ATGACCTGCCCCTACTGCAATGCCCCCGATACTCGCGTGATTGACTCCCGCCCGGCTAGCGAGGGCGGGGCTATCCGCCGCCGCCGCGAATGCGAGAACTGTGGGCGGCGCTTTACCACTTACGAACGCGCTCAAGTCGAGCCTTTGATGGTCCTCAAGCGTTCGGGCCGCAAGGAGACTTTCAACCCGGAAAAGCTCTTGCGCGGGCTCTTGTTGGCCTGCGAGAAGCGTCCGGTAGACACCGAGGCCTTGCAGCGATTCGCCTACAGCTTCGAGGACAACGTGGACACCGCCGAGATCACCTCCGAGGAGATCGGCCTCAAAGCGCTGGCCTTTTTGCGTGAACAAGACCCGGTGGCCTACATCCGCTTCGCTTCGGTGTATCGCGAGTTTAACTCGGTGGAGAATTTCATCGACGAGATTCGGCGGCTCGAGCAGCGCGAGGATAGATCTGGTGGCGAGCGCCGCACGAAACGCAAAGCGCTACGATCACCGTAG